CGTTTGGCCCgtgtcaagtttttggcgccattgccggggaattacaatgtGTGctttttattggttattgttaataTGTTAATGTTGTGAATagtttgctttttgtttgtttgctGGTTTTTGTTAGTAGTTAGGAGTGTGTTTTTCTTTGTCCCTTgatagcttttgtttttattttcccttttcaCTATAAATTCTCACCCTTTCACCTTTGAGTTTGGTtgtaactatgttgtaggaaatggaaactTCAATGATGGTTTGTATTATGGATTAGAAAATCAATTGTAGGGGGAGCCACGTTCATATagacaaccttcatggcaacaacctccgccGCCCCGTTATGAACACAATCCACACCATAATGTATACCAATCCAATGGATATGCACTACTACATAATTGActtttactaacatttaaaaagtgttaccaaattatattaaaatgttacctATGTATGTTAGTAACATTTTAACAAGTGTTAAATATACCCTATGTTACTAAAGagttttactaacatttttctaaagatttaataacatttagtaaaaatgttacaaaaaatattCTATAGTAATATTTtgagaaatgttacaatagatatttCTTGGTAACACTTagagaaatgttacaatagatagtttttttaacacttaaaaaaatgttacgatatatattttttgtaacacttaaaaaatattacaatagatattttatgtaacatttagaaaaatgttaccatagatattttttgtaatacttaaaaaaatgttaccgtaaatattttttataacatttaaaaaatgttacaaaaaatctttagtaatatttttttagttatattatactatttttattttatattatacacaatataaatatactaaaattaattactataacataaaatatttcattaaattcacaAAATGAAATTTTTATAGACTCTTttattaatcaataatcattgtaCAAGTTTGCTTCCTCATGcaaataaaatgagaaaaaaatactTATAGCACTTAAAATTTACAGAACAACCAACACAGAATATAGAAAATGttaaaacttaaaacatgaatatACAACCAACACAGAATATAGAAAATGttaaaacttaaaacatgaatatGTTCCATTACAGAAGATCAAAAAACTACATACATTAGTAACCAAAAAAACTAAAGTGTGACTTTGCAGAGATTATTTTCCAATAGTATAAAACCCTTTCTCTGAAGCTGCCACTTCTATTACCTTCCCATTGCAGATTTTAACCTGCATGCCCCAGCACCATTTTCAGCTTCAAAATTACTATTATTGTAAGAAATGACAGTTTAATTTCTATGCTAATTGTATCTGAAATATCTGAAATATCAAATTATTGTCAAGGTCAGACAACCAAGTAGCCTCCTTTTTCAACTTGTTAAGAAAAATGACTACCTGCAATTCCCCTCTAGCAAGAGCTGGTTTTAATATATTTGCAGCATCAATCGCCCCTTCAGCTGCTCCTGCTCCAATCAGAGTGTGGACTTCATCAATAAATAGTATTATCTCATCACTCTGTTTGATTTCCTCCATTAGTTTCTTCAGCCTCTCTTCAAATTCTTCACGATATTTAGTTCCAACTACAAGCAGTCCCATATCAAGGGTTATAACCTAAATCATGCAGAACAGAGGGCTGCTCAATAGCGTAGAAATGAAAAGGCATATATGGGTAACTAGCACAAGTTAGAGTATAACATTGATCAATTATAAAACGGATCACCATTTACATTCTACAGAGAGAATAATCCTGCTTACCTTCTTTCCCTCTATGGTTTCAGGAACATCCTCATTTGCAATATGTTGGGCAAGACCTTCAGCAATAGCTGTCTTCCCAACACCAGGTTCTCCAATAAGGCAAGGGTTGTTTTTGGTAGGACGACCTAAAATTTGAGTGACACGTTCAATTTGTTGCTGCCTTCCGACAACAGGATCCAATTTTCCCTGAGGTTGGAAGGAAGAAGATAAATAAATACAGAATGATACCTAATCTACAATCTTCATTGAAGAAGACTAGGAAAAGCCAATTACCTCCTCTGCTAACTTGGTCAAATT
The DNA window shown above is from Arachis ipaensis cultivar K30076 chromosome B08, Araip1.1, whole genome shotgun sequence and carries:
- the LOC107611338 gene encoding chaperone protein ClpC, chloroplastic-like, giving the protein MGWTQVIRMVGESADNVGATGGSGSSSNKMPTLEEYGTNLTKLAEEGKLDPVVGRQQQIERVTQILGRPTKNNPCLIGEPGVGKTAIAEGLAQHIANEDVPETIEGKKVITLDMGLLVVGTKYREEFEERLKKLMEEIKQSDEIILFIDEVHTLIGAGAAEGAIDAANILKPALARGELQVVIFLNKLKKEATWLSDLDNNLIFQIFQIQLA